One genomic window of Actinoplanes lobatus includes the following:
- a CDS encoding phosphotransferase translates to MRIDWTALPEAVTKEVADRVGGSHAVPAVTGDHAEIAVTVTGANGQVFVKAAHIDFGVRSLRFELRVSEAVSGSHSPAVKWHFEEAGWLVVGFEHCSGPHADLSPESPDLDLLDEALATLGNTRAPDVGLFGPKGRLGFEHPAMDGDTLIHTDLGPANLIVTPRGLRIVDWAMATKAAPWVELAMLVPWLIGSGHTAEQAEKWLARQSAWGTVNPSVLDDFATKNAEKWALKSRQSAAGWMRDLADWTGQWSTCRRTSENA, encoded by the coding sequence ATGCGCATTGACTGGACCGCGTTGCCCGAAGCTGTAACGAAGGAGGTAGCCGACCGGGTCGGCGGATCCCACGCCGTCCCGGCCGTGACCGGTGATCACGCGGAAATAGCCGTCACCGTCACCGGGGCGAACGGGCAGGTGTTCGTCAAGGCTGCCCACATCGACTTCGGCGTCCGGTCACTGCGCTTCGAGCTGCGGGTGAGTGAGGCCGTCAGCGGGTCTCACTCGCCCGCGGTCAAGTGGCACTTCGAGGAGGCCGGCTGGCTGGTCGTAGGGTTCGAGCATTGCAGTGGCCCACACGCTGACCTGTCTCCGGAAAGTCCCGACCTGGATCTTCTCGACGAAGCGCTTGCGACGCTGGGCAACACGCGTGCGCCGGATGTGGGGCTGTTCGGTCCGAAAGGGCGGCTCGGGTTCGAGCACCCGGCGATGGACGGCGACACTCTCATTCACACCGATCTTGGCCCGGCCAACCTTATCGTCACGCCGCGCGGCCTGCGGATCGTCGACTGGGCGATGGCGACCAAGGCCGCGCCGTGGGTCGAACTGGCCATGCTCGTCCCGTGGCTGATCGGTAGTGGCCACACGGCGGAACAGGCTGAGAAGTGGCTGGCCCGGCAGTCGGCATGGGGCACGGTAAACCCCTCGGTCCTTGACGACTTCGCGACGAAGAATGCCGAAAAGTGGGCGCTCAAGTCGCGACAGAGCGCCGCAGGGTGGATGCGCGACCTAGCGGACTGGACCGGCCAGTGGTCGACCTGCCGCCGTACGTCAGAGAACGCCTAA
- a CDS encoding glycine-rich domain-containing protein, translating into MTLTTELPVQADKDPQALVDPVTFDKLALHFAAVQEVTKTYARRAVGQMLLMLKAHADSQHDPDFGRLLPGGRSYRVVPTEPVDAAWHASLQHTEPYAAACEQIAGGFVHHVPILTEGMADGSSMEYTRRALQATGYYIDPEFWDGEAKSCCPPNPGI; encoded by the coding sequence GTGACCCTCACGACCGAACTGCCGGTCCAGGCCGACAAGGACCCGCAAGCCCTCGTCGACCCGGTGACCTTCGACAAGCTCGCCCTACACTTCGCCGCCGTGCAGGAGGTCACCAAGACCTACGCCCGGCGGGCCGTCGGACAGATGCTGCTCATGCTCAAGGCGCACGCCGACTCGCAGCACGACCCCGACTTCGGCCGGCTGCTGCCCGGCGGCCGGTCCTACCGCGTCGTCCCGACCGAGCCGGTTGACGCGGCCTGGCATGCGTCGCTGCAACACACCGAGCCGTACGCCGCCGCCTGCGAGCAGATCGCGGGAGGCTTCGTGCACCACGTGCCGATCCTGACCGAAGGCATGGCGGACGGCTCCTCCATGGAGTACACCCGCCGGGCTCTCCAGGCGACCGGCTACTACATCGACCCCGAGTTCTGGGACGGCGAGGCGAAGTCCTGCTGCCCGCCGAATCCGGGCATCTGA
- a CDS encoding JmjC domain-containing protein translates to MSLSMLFDEATVSDMMAAWPAKPALHTPPDGSRLPSIVNAELINSYLDTGTAPAEQLIVIKDGTALHSRAYTTDGYLDPGKVAKWRGRGYTIQLRNLHRWCPEVHAICAAIQNETGYGTYATGFVTPAGGQGLHHHWDQNMGSVYQLTGYKTWQIWEPGVEEPHREHFASNTSPGSDVLDRMKSMRPDFEFELGPGQILVLPRGWMHNPHARNQTEESVHVTFVARERTGYWIAGKLAQAALTSTPLRRVIPPSSVVDPVAFAEQIAEARDLLTDWLAGADVSALAVELLQAARTEPNVDYISHAPSQINQHQSTR, encoded by the coding sequence ATGTCCCTATCGATGCTGTTCGACGAGGCCACGGTCAGCGACATGATGGCCGCCTGGCCGGCGAAGCCGGCGCTTCACACACCGCCCGACGGCAGCCGCCTTCCCAGCATCGTCAACGCGGAACTCATCAACAGTTATCTCGACACCGGTACCGCACCCGCTGAGCAGCTCATCGTGATCAAGGACGGGACAGCGCTGCATTCCCGGGCCTACACGACGGACGGCTACCTCGACCCCGGCAAGGTCGCGAAGTGGCGCGGCCGGGGCTACACCATCCAACTGCGCAACCTCCACCGCTGGTGTCCCGAGGTGCACGCAATCTGCGCGGCGATCCAGAACGAGACCGGATACGGCACGTACGCCACCGGCTTCGTCACCCCGGCGGGCGGGCAAGGTCTGCATCACCACTGGGACCAGAACATGGGTTCCGTCTACCAACTCACCGGGTACAAGACCTGGCAGATCTGGGAGCCCGGGGTCGAGGAACCGCACCGCGAGCACTTCGCGTCCAACACCTCGCCGGGCAGCGACGTCCTCGATCGCATGAAGTCGATGCGACCCGATTTCGAGTTCGAGCTCGGTCCTGGTCAGATTTTGGTGCTCCCGCGCGGCTGGATGCACAACCCGCACGCGCGTAACCAGACCGAGGAAAGCGTCCACGTGACCTTCGTGGCCCGCGAGCGCACCGGCTACTGGATCGCCGGAAAGCTGGCCCAGGCCGCGCTCACCTCGACCCCGCTACGGCGTGTGATCCCGCCCAGCAGCGTCGTCGACCCCGTCGCCTTCGCCGAACAAATCGCCGAGGCGCGAGACCTGCTCACAGACTGGCTGGCCGGCGCCGACGTCAGCGCCCTTGCCGTCGAGCTGCTCCAGGCCGCACGCACCGAACCGAACGTGGACTACATCTCCCACGCGCCGAGTCAGATCAACCAGCACCAATCGACCCGTTGA
- a CDS encoding helix-turn-helix domain-containing protein has protein sequence MRGARGLSLRELSRIAPLDPGHLSKIENGHRTPTADVAKALDRALQARGELVTLAHLERSARARQAVPFDPMRRRSLLALGVTATAIASAGPANKPHGPKIGIADARELQDTAAWLYGLDYQHGGATLWRAAKAAAQDGHDMLENGIYGEVVERQIIKGTSRLQMCAGWLAFDAGRHDLARSCYTEALALARQVGDAEVEIHALSNLAFQANVLGRPREAMRFVEGAIRAESAPHDQARLPAIPHLRRSVALSLSNDRTGHEKAMGAARKILDRDHDKPAEEWCSFLSPAELDGVEGTCLVELGQPKRAGILLECAIRALDQNYARNRALYRARLARARLDSKLVDGAVEAADAALDDLDNQVASWRVESELAAVATRLARFPHDGPAKDFLDRYHSRSQEFDPVRRERRP, from the coding sequence ATGCGAGGGGCGCGTGGCCTCTCGCTTCGAGAGTTGTCTCGCATCGCACCGCTTGACCCGGGCCACTTGAGCAAGATCGAGAATGGGCATCGCACTCCGACTGCCGACGTCGCCAAGGCCCTCGATCGAGCCCTCCAGGCCAGGGGCGAACTGGTAACACTTGCTCACCTCGAAAGGTCAGCACGTGCACGGCAAGCGGTACCGTTTGATCCCATGAGACGCCGAAGTCTTCTCGCGTTGGGGGTAACGGCAACCGCCATCGCTAGCGCTGGGCCTGCAAACAAACCTCACGGGCCAAAGATCGGTATCGCGGACGCCAGGGAGCTCCAAGACACCGCCGCATGGCTATATGGCCTTGACTATCAGCATGGCGGAGCGACCCTTTGGCGCGCAGCTAAGGCCGCAGCACAAGACGGCCATGACATGCTGGAAAATGGCATATATGGCGAGGTTGTTGAACGGCAGATCATTAAGGGAACAAGCCGGCTTCAAATGTGTGCGGGATGGCTAGCGTTCGACGCTGGGAGGCACGATTTAGCTCGATCATGCTACACGGAGGCACTTGCCCTAGCTCGCCAAGTCGGCGACGCAGAGGTTGAGATTCACGCTCTTTCAAATCTAGCCTTTCAGGCCAACGTACTTGGCCGCCCACGCGAGGCAATGCGTTTCGTTGAGGGCGCGATACGCGCCGAGTCGGCGCCACATGACCAAGCTCGCCTTCCGGCAATTCCCCACCTCCGGCGCTCGGTTGCTTTGTCCCTTAGCAATGACAGAACCGGGCACGAAAAGGCAATGGGGGCAGCAAGAAAGATCCTTGATAGGGACCACGACAAGCCTGCCGAGGAGTGGTGTTCCTTTCTCAGCCCGGCGGAGCTTGACGGCGTCGAAGGGACCTGTCTAGTTGAGCTGGGACAACCGAAGCGAGCCGGAATTCTACTAGAATGTGCCATTCGAGCGCTGGATCAGAACTATGCCCGCAATAGGGCCTTGTATCGCGCGAGATTGGCACGCGCGCGTCTTGACTCCAAACTTGTTGACGGGGCAGTAGAGGCGGCGGACGCCGCCCTAGACGATCTCGATAACCAGGTTGCAAGCTGGCGGGTTGAAAGCGAGCTAGCTGCCGTTGCGACGCGGTTGGCAAGGTTTCCGCACGATGGCCCAGCCAAAGATTTCTTGGATCGATACCACTCCAGGAGTCAAGAGTTCGATCCAGTTCGACGAGAAAGGCGGCCATGA
- a CDS encoding GNAT family N-acetyltransferase, giving the protein MSSSAEIAISTLQSPDLEKHRDPLIDVYEEVYREKLEDPFFSTSRYWERLQGYASRQGFAVSIGEVDNAPIGYALGYTLPAGSGWWRGLKSDVSEDDLREDGHRTFALTEIMVRESWRRRGFARRLHDDLLTSRQEERATLLVLPDNTPATTAYASWGWHKLSELKPFDDSPTYDAMIISLPIAR; this is encoded by the coding sequence ATGAGCTCATCCGCAGAAATAGCCATATCAACCCTGCAATCTCCGGATTTGGAGAAGCATCGGGACCCCTTAATCGACGTCTACGAAGAGGTCTATCGCGAGAAACTTGAAGACCCGTTCTTTTCTACATCGAGGTACTGGGAGAGACTTCAAGGCTACGCATCCCGACAGGGTTTCGCCGTCTCAATTGGCGAGGTTGACAACGCCCCCATCGGCTATGCACTCGGTTACACGCTCCCCGCCGGAAGCGGATGGTGGCGAGGGCTCAAATCTGACGTCAGCGAAGACGACCTTCGTGAGGACGGACACCGAACGTTTGCGTTGACAGAAATAATGGTACGAGAGTCTTGGCGACGTCGCGGCTTCGCGCGTCGACTACACGACGACCTGTTAACGAGCCGACAAGAGGAGCGGGCAACCCTTTTGGTCCTCCCGGACAACACCCCCGCAACAACGGCATATGCGTCCTGGGGATGGCATAAGCTAAGCGAGCTGAAGCCTTTTGACGACTCGCCAACCTACGACGCGATGATCATTTCACTGCCGATCGCGCGCTAA
- a CDS encoding GAS domain-containing protein yields the protein MSALETKVAALDEALRNRTAELARVIAERDTALTELARVRAQLDERTNQLTQAGQQLTAHRTDRPAPHNEENRPCPYPPSRSRPA from the coding sequence GTGAGCGCACTCGAAACCAAGGTCGCGGCGCTCGACGAAGCACTACGCAACCGCACCGCCGAACTCGCCCGAGTCATCGCCGAACGAGACACCGCGCTCACCGAACTCGCTCGCGTCCGCGCCCAGCTCGACGAACGCACCAACCAACTCACCCAAGCCGGCCAGCAACTCACCGCCCACCGGACTGACCGGCCAGCCCCACACAACGAGGAGAACCGCCCGTGTCCCTACCCGCCTTCCCGCAGCCGTCCGGCGTGA